The segment ATCCCATGCTATTCTAGTCTGTATACCAATGATGACCAGTCTAAGGAAGACCGAGCGACAACTATAGCTTTCATAGCCTTAATTCAAAATATGTATAACAGTAGCAAAAATACAAAGTAATTCAGCTAAACCAGAGTTATCCAAAGGAGGTAAAATCCCCATGAGCACGCAGAGAAAAGGGCCAAAGCTGCAGGTAACATAGCAGTGCTTGGCAGGATCACAGCATAGAAAGCTACTGGTTCGCAGTAAACTGGTGATTAATGACAAGCAAGTACGGGAGCAGAGAAAATATGTTGCAGTTGTATGAATACAGCAGGTACAGAAGAAGAACATATGTAGCAGTTATATGAATACAGCAGGTACAGAAGAAGAACATATGTAGCAGTTATATGAATACAGCAGGTACAGGAGCAGAGAATATATGTAGCAGTTGTATGAATAAAGCAAGTACAGAAGACGAGAACATATGTAGCAGTTGTATGAATACAGCAGGTACAGAAGAAGAGAACATATGCAGCAGTTGTATGAATAAAGCAGGTATAGGAACAGAGAACATATGTAGCAGTTGTATGAATACAGCAGGTACAGAAGAAGAGAACATATGTAGCAGTTGTATGAATACAGCAGGTACAGAAGAAGAGAACATATGTAGCAGTTGTATGAATACAGAAGGTACAGAAGAAGAGAACATATGTAGCAGTTGTATGAATACAGTAGGTACAGAAGAAGAGAACATATGTAGCAGTTGTATGAATAAAGCAGGTATAGGAACAGAGAACATATGTAGCAGTTGTATGAATACAGCAGGTACAGGAGCAGAGAACATATGTAGCAGTTGTATGAATACAGCAAGTACAGAAGAAGAGAACATATGTAGCAGTTGTATGAATACAGTAGGTACAGAAGAAGAGAACATATGTAGCAGTTGTATGAATACAGCAGGTATAGGAACAGAGAACATATATAGCAGTTGTATGAATACAGCAGGTACAGAACAAGAGAACATATATGTAGCAGTTGTATGAATACAGCAGGTACAGGAGCAGAGAACATATGTAGCAGTTGTATGAATACAGCAGGTACAGAAGAGGAGAACATATGTAGCAGTTGTATGAATACAGCAGGTACAGAAGAGGAGAACATATGTAGCAGTTGTATGAATACAGCAGGTACAGAAGTAGAGAACATATGTAGCAGTTGTATGAATACAGCAGGTACAGAAGTAGAGAACATATGTAGCAGTTGTATGAATACATCAGGTACAGAAGAAGAGAACATATGTAGCAGTTGTATGAATACAGTAGGTACAGAAGACGAGAACATATGTAGCAGTTGTATGAATACAGAAGGTACAGGAGCAGAGAACATATGTAGCAGTTGTATGAATACAGTAGGTACAGAAGACAAGAACATATGTAGCAGTTGCATGAATACAGCAGGTACAGGAGCAGAGAACATATGTAGCAGTTGTATGAATACAGCAGGTACAGGAGTAGAGAACATATGTAGCAGTTGTATGAATACAGCAGGTACAGGAACAGAGAACATATGTAGCAGTTGTATGAATACAGTAGGTACAGAAGACAAGAACATATGTAGCAGTTGCATGAATACAGCAGATACAGGAGCAGAGAACATATGTAGCAGTTGTATGAATACAGCAGTTACAGGAGTAGAGAACATATGTAGCAGTTGTATGAATACAGCAGGTACAGAACAAGAGAACATATGTAGCAGTTGTATGAATACAGCAGGTACAGGAGCAGAGAACATATGTAGCAGTTGTATGAATACAGCAGGTACAGAAGAGGAGAACATATGTAGCAGTTGTATGAATACAGCAGGTACAGAAGAGGAGAACATATGTAGCAGTTGTATGAATACAGCAGGTACAGAAGTAGAGAACATATGTAGCAGTTGTATGAATACAGCAGGTACAGAAGTAGAGAACATATGTAGCAGTTGTATGAATACAGTAGGTACAGAAGACAAGAACATATGTAGCAGTTGCATGAATACAGCAGGTACAGGAGCAGAGAACATATGTAGCAGTTGTATGAATACAGCAGGTACAGGAGTAGAGAACATATGTAGCAGTTGTATGAATACAGCAGGTACAGGAACAGAGAACATATGTAGCAGTTGTATGAATACAGAAGGTACAGGAGCAGAGAACATATGTAGCAGTTGCATGAATACAGCAGGTACAGGAACAGAGAACATATGTAGCAGTTGTATGAATACAGTAGGTACAGAAGACAAGAACATATGTAGCAGTTGCATGAATACAGCAGATACAGGAGCAGAGAACATATGTAGCAGTTGTATGAATACAGCAGTTACAGGAGTAGAGAACATATGTAGCAGTTGTATGAATACAGTAGGTACAGAAGAGGAGAACATATGTAGCAGTTGTATGAATACAGTAGGTACAGAAGAGGAGAACATATGTAGCAGTTGCATGAATACAGCAGGTACAGGAACAGAGAACATATGTAGCAGTTGTATGAATACAGTAGGTACAGAAGACAAGAACATATGTAGCAGTTGCATGAATACAGCAGATACAGGAGCAGAGAACATATGTAGCAGTTGTATGAATACAGCAGTTACAGGAGTAGAGAACATATGTAGCAGTTGTATGAATACAGTAGGTACAGAAGAGGAGAACATATGTAGCAGTTGTATGAATACAGTAGGTACAGAAGAGGAGAACATATGTAGCAGTTGCATGAATACAGCAGGTACAGGAACAGAGAACATATGTAGCAGTTGTATGAATACAGTAGGTACAGAAGACAAGAACATATGTAGCAGTTGCATGAATACAGCAGATACAGGAGCAGAGAACATATGTAGCAGTTGTATGAATACAGCAGGTACAGGAACAGAGAACATATGTAGCAGTTGTATGAATACAGAAGGTACAGGAGCAGAGAACATATGTAGCAGTTGCATGAATACAGAAGGTACAGGAGCAGAGAACATATGTAGCAGTTGTATGAATACAGAAGGTACAGGAGCAGAGAACATATGTAGCAGTTGTATGAATACAGTAGGTACAGAAGACGAGAACATATGTagcatgttacagaagcattagttattttgttgtgaagagcttatttcccagcagcaatgcctgaaccagcaagccagcgcctaagaagggctccaagaaaaccgtaacaagtatcatttcataaagagttaactcttttttttcagcttttagaaactattgtctaatcacctctggagccagactgctaattgataagatgaacttgtaaacttgttatcttaagtactgtaatcctattgtggcctgtcaaaggacagtgctctctatctaaatgtgtgatgggggattttgtgcttccccccctctccccctgggagtgccctgtgtgcatgtaaccttaataaaaagcaggctgggcatcccagtcctgagttcttgtttgaccctcaatcgcagcgttgactcgtttttgtgggcagaagggtatcctagcggtactgcagctaagggagattattctatatttgcgagactcatatagaatactatggaaagcagcttctcccctctttagcaatagggatccaggctactaagcggtccatctctcagcgagactaagggtaaccgtaacatttggcggcagcggcgggattttcctggatttcctaggagaggtacagaacggatggagagcgcttacgaaaaattgaagcgtacaacccaaaaggatttacttgaaagcagaggggggtacgccagcaaccggccgaggagagagctgatcgcagaattgaccgaactggatcagagcttcacaatggcggaaacaccgaccacgattagtgacgaaaaaaccaggattgttcgggaaaggctctcattatacgggccgaacccctccatggaattggtacagcagttgatggcagaggcggacgaggatatacgagagactcgagcccacgaactcaacctagcgaatgcacaccgcaatgctgaagccccgcaggtaatcatccctgtcgaaaatgctgggaggcccaagataccctatgcggcatttcgacccttcctagagagcgagacagggattgatgaatatttggcggacttcgaaaggcaatgtgccctgcaccagattcccaacagagagtggcccacgatattgtctgggaaactatccgggcgagccctggaagcctttcgtactctgggtgctgaggaagtgacacagtatgagctagttaaggagacactgttgcgacggtacgctgtaactccggacacgtatcgccgacagtttcggggcacggaaaagaagcctaacgatacccatatggaatgggcgcaccgaatgcggagagcggcaaatcactggctgagcggaagtaaagcggtgactggggaggaaattttacaattgtttctcttagaacatttttataatggcatggaacagcaagggaaggaatggctgcgagacaggcggccttctaccttagaagaagcagccaaattggccgatgaacattatgactcccgtcttcacgaacccatgaactaccgagctccagcacgggtcgaacccagagaggtttaccgtgcaccccctcgtactgaattccgagccccggtgcccacaaggcccgtccgacactcaggaccacccaataacagctctgagcgtcccagaccgacttgccaccgatgcaagcaaccagggcatttcatggctagctgcccccttaatacgcaccagacacccaggaattacaattacccctctgggtcctatcgtccggcccgggccctctgtgttaaccaagaggcccctatggagggatatgtggggccgcttcacgaggcagaccctgtatatgctgcctcagataaccgccagcaccatcggcagagggtatggctcgaggggcgatctaccgagggattgcgagacacaggggctactatcacgctggtacagagtcatttggtgccagagcacaagcgatccggacagactgtggccgttagagtggcggggggggatgtgtacaaaattccaacagctaaagtgcatcttgattggggagcgggaaagggggctgtgaacgtgggcctaatggataatttacctgccgaagtactactgggcaacgatttgggccccatgacttctgcctatgctccagtatgcaacaacgaggcggacccagtgactacacgggcccaagcccggacggagcgagagctctcaccagtgcgggagacacaggtaagacctaccccgaccttgcctg is part of the Bombina bombina isolate aBomBom1 unplaced genomic scaffold, aBomBom1.pri scaffold_1769, whole genome shotgun sequence genome and harbors:
- the LOC128644220 gene encoding uncharacterized 29.1 kDa protein in cryB1 5'region-like; its protein translation is MNTAGTGAENICSSCMNKASTEDENICSSCMNTAGTEEENICSSCMNKAGIGTENICSSCMNTAGTEEENICSSCMNTAGTEEENICSSCMNTEGTEEENICSSCMNTVGTEEENICSSCMNKAGIGTENICSSCMNTAGTGAENICSSCMNTASTEEENICSSCMNTVGTEEENICSSCMNTAGIGTENIYSSCMNTAGTEQENIYVAVV